The Desulfovibrio sp. DNA window GGCTCGAGACGCAAAAGAGCGTCGATGCTCATGGCCTCGCAATCTGACTGGGCGAGCAGGTAGGGGGTGGAAAATTCGTACCTGCCAAAAAAGACTTCAAGCTCAAATGCCGGAACACGCATGGTCTGCCCCATTTATGCCAGACACGCCTGCCGATGGGGCCGGACCTGCCAGTTTATTCAAGACTTGCGGAATATACACAGTAGCGCCTTTTACCAAGACGTTTTGCCTCATACATGGCCACATCACCTTGTCGCACAAGGTCATCGCGCGCTAGGCCCGGCTGCTCTGCCAGCGTGATGCCAATACTGGCCGAAAGTCCGGCAAAGGCCTCGTGGGTGTCAAATGCTTCGCCCATGGCGACCAGAAGTTCATCGGCGCAGTTGCGCAAAAGAGCCTTGGAGCACGACTCGGGAAAAAAGGCCGCAAATTCATCGCCGCCCAGGCGCGCGATCACCGCGCCGCGCAGGTGTTTCCGCAATATCTGGGCCGCAAGGATCAGGGCCTTGTCGCCAGCATGGTGGCCAAATTTATCGTTAACATGCTTGAAGTTATCCAGATCAATATAGGCCAGCCCCGCGCCAGCAGCCAGAGTGGCCGGAATGTTCTTGAAAAAATAGTGGCGGTTGAAAAGCCCCGTGAGGTCGTCCGTGTTGGCACGCTGCTTCAGGCGTCGCTCAATCTGCCGCTGTCGGGTCACATCACGGTAAATGCAGATCATGCCTATAACATTTTCAAAAATATCAAAAATATCGTTTTCGTACATATCAATGTACTTTTCGTGACCGTCTACGGCAGAGCGCATGACCACATGCCTGCCGTTGCGGGAAAAACCCAGGCGTTCCACAGCGCGCTGACGCAGAACATCGCGCGACTCACCAGCGATGTAGTCTGTGGGGCCAATGCCAAAGAGTTTTTTGAACCGATCGTTGAAATTGACGATATGTTTGTTTGAGTCAAGAATCATGACCGCATACGGAATGCTTTGCAGCACAAGATCAAGCTCTGCCGTCATGTTTGCAAGGTCTGTCACATCATGGGCAATGCCCACGGTTCCCATGATGCTGCCGTCTGCATTGAAGAGCGGCGCCTTGCGGGTTTTGAACTGGCGCATTCCCTGCGGGGCCTTGACCACCTCGTCAAACACGCCCGGCTCGCCAGAATTCATGACAATCTGGTCTGTTTCAAGACAGACAAACTCGCCCTGCGCGTATTCTTCCGGCTCAAGATCCCAGATAAAATAGTGGCCGCGCCCCTCCACAAGCTGACGGCTTTTTCCCACAAGTCGGCAAAAAGCCTCGTTCACCTTGATATGTGAACCCTTGGCGTCCTTGACCCATACAAGGTCGCTGGTAAGGTTTATGATCGTTTCAAAGTGCTGGATGGTGAGTTCGTGCTCTCTGTGCTGCCGCACTGCATCGAGCAGTAGCGCCACGTGGAAGTCGTAACGGCTGGCGCTGGCTGATACAGGCCAGATATGATCAAGCAGAGACAGCAGTTCTGCTGTCGGCTCCCCTGCCCCGTCATCCACAAGAATAAACAGCGCTCCGCTTTTTGCGGCTTTGCGCATGGCAGGCAACTGTGCAAGAGCTGCCCCATCAAGCAGCACGATGTCGGCCTCAGCCGGGTTGGGCAAGGCCGTCGCGTCCTGCCCGCATGTGGATTCGCAGGCGGTGGTTATGGTGTGGGTAAAGCCGGGATGTGCGCTGGCGCGACGCAATGAGGACTCAAGCAATGCATCAGTACAGTGCAGCAAAATGTGCAACGTGTGGTGATACATGACTGACCTCGCGAGTGTTTCATCTAGGGAACGTTTATCCTTCACCATTTATGCACAAAGTGCAATGGGCAAACAAAAAACTTACGACCTTATGAGGCTGTACGCATTCTGTCCCTTGCTACACGCCGCCGGTTCTTGCGCCAAAGATTGAAACGGCGGCTCATACGGTCAAGGCACAGGTAGACAACGGGCGTTGTGTAGAGGGTCAGCAGCTGGCTTACCAACAGTCCGCCCACAATGGTAACGCCAAGGGGCTGGCGGATCTCTGCGCCGTCGCCATGCCCCAGCGCCAGCGGCACCGCGCCCAGAATGGCCGCAGCCGTGGTCATCATGATGGGCCTGAAACGCAGCAGACAGGCTTCATAAATGGCCTTGTCCGGCGGCAGATTGCGGGTGCGCGCGGCCTCCAGGGCAAAATCTATCATCATGATGGCGTTCTTTTTAACAATGCCGCACAAAAGCAGCACACCAATAAGAGCGATGACGCTGAACTCCATGCCGCAGGCCATCAGGGCCAGCAAGGCTCCACCGCCAGCGGAAGGCAGTGTTGAAAGAATCGTAAGCGGATGGATAAGGCTTTCGTAAAGCATGCCCAGCACGATATACAGGGCGGCCAGGGCGGCCAGTACCAGCACCACCTGATTGCCCGCCGTATCACTGAACATCTTGGCCGTGCCCTGAAAGCCGCTCACCACGGTAGAGGGCATGCCCAGCTCGGCCTTGATGGTCGCCAGCGCCTCCTGCGCCTGGGAAAGAGAGGCCCCCTGTGCGAGGTTGAACGAAATGGTCACGGCGGCAAACTGCCCCTGGTGCGCTACCGAAAGGGGCGCAAAGGCGGGCACCACAGTGGCGACGCTGAGCAGTGGCACAAGGCCGTTTTTGCCGGGCAGGCGCACCTTCTCAAGCGCATCGGCCCCGGACAGCCAGTCTGGCCCGTATTCAAGTACCACATGGTACTGGTTTTTATCCTGATAGATGGTCGAGGCCTGGCTTTGCCCAAAGGCATTGCCCAAGGCGGCATCCACGTCCTTCATGGTCAGGCCGTAGCGGGCCAGAGCGTCGCGGTCTACCTTCACCATGGTTTCAAGGCCACGCTCTTCAATATCGCTGTCCACATCCTTGAACAGGTGGTTGGCGGCCACTGCCCTTTGCAGTTTGCGGCCCCACGAGCGCAGATCGTCCAGGTTGTCCGCCTGCAGTGTGTACTGGTACTGCGAGCGAGCGCCGCGCCCGCCCATCATGATATCCTGCGCTGGCTGCAAAAAAATCTGCATGCCCGGTTCCGCGGCCAGCCTGCCGCGCAACCGCGCAATAACACCCATGGCGTCTATTTTGCGTTCTGAAAGGGGCTTAAGGGCGATAAAAACACCGCCGCCACCACCGCGCCCGCTGTTGATATTGCCCGATACGTGCTGCACGGCCGGGTCGGTCTTGATGACATCAATCAGCTTGCGCAGCTTTGCCTGCGAAGCCTGAAACGAGGAGCTCTGGTCGGTGCGGATGCCGCCCATGATGACGCCCGTATCCTGCTGCGGGAAAAATCCTTTTGGCACAACAACATACATCCACACATTGGCGGCAATCACCACCAGCAACGAGCAGATGGTCAGACGCGGGTGGCGTAGCACCACGGGCAAGGTGGCCGCATAACCGCGCTGCATGCCAGAGAGCAGCCGCCCCCAAAAATCTCCCACCCGGGCCAGCGCCCGCCACCACAAGCCAGCAAGCCCACCCGCACCCAAGCGGGCGGCCTGCACTGCGGCGGCATCTTCATGCGCCATGGGGCGCAAGAGCACAGCGCTCATCATGGGGGTGGTTGTGAGCGAAACCACCATGGAAACCAGCACCGCCGTGGTGAGCACTACAGAAAACTCACGGAACAGCCGCCCCACCAGCCCGCCCATGAAAAGAATAGGCGTAAACACTGCCACCAGTGAAATGGAAATGGAAACCACGGTAAAGCCCACTTCGCGTGCGCCGCGCAGGGCGGCACGCATGGGGGTTTCGCCCATTTCAAGGCGACGCACGATATTTTCCAGCACCACGATGGCGTCGTCCACCACAAAACCGGTGGAAACCGTAAGTGCCATGAGCGAAAGGTTATCGAGGCTGTAACCGCACAGATACATGACGCCAAAAGTTGCCAGCAACGACACGGGGGCAGCAACAGCAGGGATGGCCGTGGCCCTGCCGTTGCGCAGAAACAGAAAGGTCACCAGCACCACCAGCGCCATGGAAAGCGCCAAGCTTTTTTCTACCTCACGCAGAGAAGCGCGGATTGTCAGTGAGCGGTCGAGCCTCTGGCCCAGATCAGCGCTTTCGGGCAGCCACGAGCGCAACTGTGGCAGCATTTCCTTAACCTGATCGACCGTTTCAATAATATTGGCCCCCGGCGAGCGAAACACGATCAGCAGCACTGCAGGTTTGCCGTCTGAAACAGCCATGGCGCGCACGTCTTCCGGCCCGTCAATGATCTCTGCCACATCAGAAAGGCGTATGACCTTGTCTGCCCTGCGGGCAACAATAAGCGACCTGTAGTCGTCTGCCTTGCGCAACTGGTCGCTTGCGCCGATCAGCCAGTACTGCCCGCCATTGTCCACCTGCCCCTTGGGCATGAAGGCATTGGCAGCGGCCAGAGCCGTGCGCACGTCGCTCATGGTCAGGCCCGCCCTGTTGAGGGCGTCGGGTATCACGTCCACGCGCACTGCGGGCAGCGCGCCGCCGCCCACAATAACTTCGCCCACGCCCGGCAGCTGCGAAATTTTTTGCGCCAGCACGGTAGAGGCCGCATCGTACAACTGGGTGCGGGTCAGTACGTCTGACGTGATCGCCAGAATCATGATAGGCGCGCCCGCCGGATTTACCTTTCGGTAGGTGGGGTTGGAGGGCATGGTGGGCAGATTTGAGCGGGCAGCGTTGATGGACGACTGCACGTCTCTGGCAGCGCCGTCGATATTGCGGTCAAGATCGAACTGCAGCACCACTTCCGTGCTGGAAAGCGAGCTGGTGGATGTCATCTCCGACACGCCAGCGATGCGCCCAAGCGAGCGCTCCAGCGGCGTTGCAACGGTGGCGGCCATGGTTTCCGGCCCTGCGCCGGGCAGCTTTGCACGCACCACCACCACCGGAAAGTCCACCTGCGGCAAAGGGGCCACGGGCAAAAGTCCAAAAGCCACAATGCCCGCAAGGGCAAGGGCGAGGGTCAGCAAGGTTGTGGCCACGGGCCTGCGGATGAAGGGGGCTGAAAGACTGGCGGGCAAAACCTGTGGCCCAAAGCGGTGCTTTCGGCCAGCCTCTCGCAGCGCCCGAAGGCGGTTGGTCACAGAGGGCTTGCCCCCGGCACCGAGGTTTGGCGCATTCACCTCGCCCTGCGGCCCATTATTCGCAGCCGGAACAGACGCTTCGGCATTTTCCCGGTCGCGGTTCATGGCCGGGCCTCTTCCGCCGGGGCATTGGCCCCATGTTCTTGGGCCTGCGGAGCCTTGCGCCCCTTGAAACGGGTACTCACGCGGTCAAACCACAGATAGATGACTGGCGTGGTGAACAGCGTGAGCGCCTGGCTAAAAATGAGCCCGCCCACCATGGTAACGCCCAGGGGCCGCCGCAGCTCGGCACCCATGCCCCAGCCGATCATAAGGGGCAAGGCGCCAAGCAGGGCTGCCATGGTGGTCATGAGAATGGGCCGCAGCCGCAGCAGACAGGCCTGCCGTATGGCAGCCAGCGGCTCCTTGCCCTC harbors:
- a CDS encoding efflux RND transporter permease subunit, translated to MNRDRENAEASVPAANNGPQGEVNAPNLGAGGKPSVTNRLRALREAGRKHRFGPQVLPASLSAPFIRRPVATTLLTLALALAGIVAFGLLPVAPLPQVDFPVVVVRAKLPGAGPETMAATVATPLERSLGRIAGVSEMTSTSSLSSTEVVLQFDLDRNIDGAARDVQSSINAARSNLPTMPSNPTYRKVNPAGAPIMILAITSDVLTRTQLYDAASTVLAQKISQLPGVGEVIVGGGALPAVRVDVIPDALNRAGLTMSDVRTALAAANAFMPKGQVDNGGQYWLIGASDQLRKADDYRSLIVARRADKVIRLSDVAEIIDGPEDVRAMAVSDGKPAVLLIVFRSPGANIIETVDQVKEMLPQLRSWLPESADLGQRLDRSLTIRASLREVEKSLALSMALVVLVTFLFLRNGRATAIPAVAAPVSLLATFGVMYLCGYSLDNLSLMALTVSTGFVVDDAIVVLENIVRRLEMGETPMRAALRGAREVGFTVVSISISLVAVFTPILFMGGLVGRLFREFSVVLTTAVLVSMVVSLTTTPMMSAVLLRPMAHEDAAAVQAARLGAGGLAGLWWRALARVGDFWGRLLSGMQRGYAATLPVVLRHPRLTICSLLVVIAANVWMYVVVPKGFFPQQDTGVIMGGIRTDQSSSFQASQAKLRKLIDVIKTDPAVQHVSGNINSGRGGGGGVFIALKPLSERKIDAMGVIARLRGRLAAEPGMQIFLQPAQDIMMGGRGARSQYQYTLQADNLDDLRSWGRKLQRAVAANHLFKDVDSDIEERGLETMVKVDRDALARYGLTMKDVDAALGNAFGQSQASTIYQDKNQYHVVLEYGPDWLSGADALEKVRLPGKNGLVPLLSVATVVPAFAPLSVAHQGQFAAVTISFNLAQGASLSQAQEALATIKAELGMPSTVVSGFQGTAKMFSDTAGNQVVLVLAALAALYIVLGMLYESLIHPLTILSTLPSAGGGALLALMACGMEFSVIALIGVLLLCGIVKKNAIMMIDFALEAARTRNLPPDKAIYEACLLRFRPIMMTTAAAILGAVPLALGHGDGAEIRQPLGVTIVGGLLVSQLLTLYTTPVVYLCLDRMSRRFNLWRKNRRRVARDRMRTAS
- a CDS encoding diguanylate cyclase; the protein is MVKDKRSLDETLARSVMYHHTLHILLHCTDALLESSLRRASAHPGFTHTITTACESTCGQDATALPNPAEADIVLLDGAALAQLPAMRKAAKSGALFILVDDGAGEPTAELLSLLDHIWPVSASASRYDFHVALLLDAVRQHREHELTIQHFETIINLTSDLVWVKDAKGSHIKVNEAFCRLVGKSRQLVEGRGHYFIWDLEPEEYAQGEFVCLETDQIVMNSGEPGVFDEVVKAPQGMRQFKTRKAPLFNADGSIMGTVGIAHDVTDLANMTAELDLVLQSIPYAVMILDSNKHIVNFNDRFKKLFGIGPTDYIAGESRDVLRQRAVERLGFSRNGRHVVMRSAVDGHEKYIDMYENDIFDIFENVIGMICIYRDVTRQRQIERRLKQRANTDDLTGLFNRHYFFKNIPATLAAGAGLAYIDLDNFKHVNDKFGHHAGDKALILAAQILRKHLRGAVIARLGGDEFAAFFPESCSKALLRNCADELLVAMGEAFDTHEAFAGLSASIGITLAEQPGLARDDLVRQGDVAMYEAKRLGKRRYCVYSASLE